In one window of Helianthus annuus cultivar XRQ/B chromosome 17, HanXRQr2.0-SUNRISE, whole genome shotgun sequence DNA:
- the LOC110921995 gene encoding probable apyrase 6 — MRRVNADVVSMVASETESEAITMKTDNNLKLKFRPNQSVRSTNLFSRHKKQLRPHHPQQQQARHTKPNGFVIGILTLGFVIVLVTSCYFLFYMNDSVSKRYGIVIDGGSTGSRIHVFEYEFDNGGPVFDFGGKNGLNSMRVSPGLSSFVEDVDGAGESVMELLAFAKRRIPDEKWGETEVRLMATAGLRMLDLNMQERILDACRTVLRRSGFVFRDDWASVISGSDEGVYAWIVANYALGTLGGDPCETTGIIELGGASAQVTFFSNESIPLDYSQAVKFGNVSYSLYSHSLLEFGQNVAFDLVRGSNVVKVSNVGRYKHNLVTENVAPSSLVEEKERFSTLRARGNFSACRSAALTLLQKGKEACAYDQCYIGSTFIPKLQGNFLATENFFHTSKFFGLSPKTFLSELTAAGEHFCEEDWSTLKSKHPKLNDEDLHRYCFSSAYIVAFLHDSLGIALDDTRIGCANQVNNIPLDWAYGAFIFQITSDVNIKRSYPVNSTLDADASILGGGVFAIFLLFTVYYVSKWRKPNVKTIFDLEKGKYIFTRVSRHS; from the exons ATGCGAAGAGTAAACGCTGATGTGGTAAGCATGGTAGCATCAGAAACAGAATCTGAAGCCATCACAATGAAAACAGATAATAACTTGAAGCTCAAGTTTCGCCCGAACCAATCTGTTAGATCCACAAATCTGTTCTCCAGACATAAAAAACAACTTCGTCCTCATCAtcctcaacaacaacaagctcgCCACACGAAACCTAACGGTTTCGTGATTGGAATACTAACGCTAGGGTTTGTGATTGTGCTTGTGACATCATGCTATTTCCTTTTCTATATGAATGATTCAGTATCGAAACGGTATGGAATTGTGATAGATGGAGGGAGTACAGGGAGTCGGATACATGTGTTCGAGTATGAGTTTGATAATGGAGGTCCGGTTTTCGATTTTGGTGGGAAGAATGGGTTGAATTCGATGCGTGTTAGCCCGGGGTTATCGTCGTTTGTGGAGGATGTGGATGGGGCGGGTGAGTCGGTTATGGAGCTTTTGGCGTTTGCGAAGAGGCGGATTCCGGATGAGAAGTGGGGGGAGACTGAGGTTAGGTTGATGGCTACTGCTGGATTGAGGATGTTGGATTTGAATATGCAGGAACGGATTTTAGACGCTTGTAGAACGGTTTTGAGGCGTTCGGGGTTTGTGTTTCGCGATGATTGGGCTTCGGTTATTTCAG GGTCTGATGAGGGTGTATACGCGTGGATTGTGGCTAATTATGCTCTCGGAACTCTTGGAGGCGATCCTTGTGAAACAACCGGGATAATTGAACTTGGTGGTGCTTCTGCTCAG GTAACCTTTTTCTCAAATGAGTCGATACCACTTGACTATTCACAAGCGGTTAAATTCGGAAACGTCAGTTACAGTCTTTACAGTCACAGCTTGCTCGAGTTTGGTCAG AATGTTGCATTTGACTTGGTTCGTGGGTCAAATGTGGTAAAAGTTTCGAACGTGGGTAGGTACAAACACAATTTAGTAACCGAGAATGTCGCTCCTAGTTCTTTAGTAGAAGAAAAGGAGCGATTTTCGACTCTACGTGCACGTGGCAACTTCTCTGCGTGCAGATCTGCCGCCTTAACATTGTTGCAGAAAGGCAAAG AGGCGTGCGCCTATGATCAATGCTACATCGGCTCAACATTTATACCAAAACTTCAAGGAAACTTTTTGGCAACCGAGAATTTCTTCCATACGTCTAAG TTCTTTGGGTTGTCACCCAAAACATTTCTTTCTGAGCTCACAGCGGCTGGAGAACATTTCTGTGAAGAAGATTGGTCAACGTTAAAGTCAAAACACCCAAAACTTAACGATGAAGATCTGCATCGTTACTGCTTTTCTTCAGCATATATTGTTGCTTTCCTTCATGACAGCCTCGGAATCGCTTTAGATGATACAAG GATCGGATGTGCTAATCAGGTAAATAACATTCCACTCGATTGGGCATACGGAGCTTTCATTTTTCAGATCACGAGTGATGTAAATATCAAACGATCATACCCGGTAAACTCTACACTCGACGCAGACGCTTCAATATTAGGTGGCGGGGTTTTTGCGATCTTTTTGTTATTTACGGTATATTATGTATCAAAATGGAGGAAGCCCAATGTAAAGACGATATTCGATCTAGaaaaaggaaaatatatatttacccgcGTAAGTAGACACTCATAG
- the LOC110921051 gene encoding uncharacterized protein LOC110921051 — protein sequence MGDHLILDLNRLVKPVGGETIKTTEEMAGPSLARAVDESGPTDDEEQAPLLATAECRICQEEDSVDTLETPCACNGSLKYAHRKCVQHWCNEKGDITCEICHQPYQPGYIAPPPRPRLEETTIDIGGGWQISGTPMDLNDPRLLAIAEAERHFLEAEYEDYSASNASGAAFCRSAVLILMALLLLRHAVTMPESEGDGDGDEDASTFLTLFLLRVAGFLLPCYIMAWAISILQRRRQRQEAAALAASQIAFVLQAGQRRGLHFAIASAGPPPALASAQAPAAAAAATPVVTPQEDNV from the exons ATGGGTGATCACTTGATTCTTGATTTGAATCGCTTGGTGAAGCCTGTGGGCGGGGAAACCATAAAAACGACAGAGGAGATGGCGGGCCCCTCATTAGCTCGTGCAGTTGATGAAAGTGGGCCCACAGATGACGAGGAACAAGCACCTTTATTAGCAACAGCGGAATGTCGTATTTGTCAAGAGGAAGATTCAGTTGATACTTTAGAGACTCCGTGTGCTTGCAACGGCAGTCTTAAG TATGCTCACAGGAAGTGTGTCCAACATTGGTGCAACGAAAAGGGTGACATCACTTGTGAAATATGCCACCAA CCTTACCAACCTGGCTATATTGCTCCCCCTCCCCGACCTCGTTTGGAAGAGACTACTATCGATATCGG GGGAGGGTGGCAAATCTCAGGGACACCTATGGATTTGAATGACCCGCGTCTCTTGGCAATTGCTGAAGCTGAACGCCATTTTCTTGAAGCCGAATATGAAGATTATAGTGCATCAAATGCCAGTGGAGCCGCATTTTGCCGTTCTGCTGTTTTAATT TTAATGGCACTTCTGTTACTACGGCATGCGGTAACTATGCCAGAATCTGAAGGAGACGGAGATGGAGATGAAGATGCATCTACTTTCTTGACG CTTTTCTTGCTTCGGGTTGCCGGGTTTCTTTTGCCGTGCTACATTATGGCATGGGCCATCAGCATCTTGCAACGTCGAAGGCAAAGACAG GAGGCTGCAGCATTGGCGGCATCACAGATTGCGTTTGTATTGCAAGCGGGTCAAAGGCGGGGCCTACATTTTGCGATAGCTTCTGCGGGGCCACCACCAGCACTGGCATCAGCACAagcaccagcagcagcagcagctgcAACTCCCGTCGTGACTCCACAGGAAGACAATGTTTAA